A window of Lepidochelys kempii isolate rLepKem1 chromosome 1, rLepKem1.hap2, whole genome shotgun sequence contains these coding sequences:
- the LOC140905908 gene encoding C-type lectin domain family 4 member E-like translates to MASEVTYIEVKFKNAPPRPAKTKGVSLPLAPAEKSMPQSAPQKPTWRFLWLISALLLLLCVSLLIALIVTLLKGTGGCEKHKALPQSSAEWRCVLGRAEEKGRVWTCCPMDWEHFQSSCYYFSKDIMNWGDSETNCTGMGSHLVVINTGTEQDFIFNLTKRTVTSIPDKSYYIGLTDQAQEGQWHWVDQTPYNETAAFWRQNEPNNSNMENCAVMHVEKKAHRKNWNDIQCSTSVHRICETAATCF, encoded by the exons GGGTTTCTTTGCCTTTAGCTCCCGCAGAGAAGAGCATGCCGCAGAGTGCACCCCAGAAGCCCACCTGGCGATTCCTGTGGTTGATCTCAGCAttgttgctgttgctgtgtgtctctctcctcATTGCCCTCATTG TCACTCTACTCAAGGGAACTGGAGGCTGTGAAAAGcacaaggccctgccccagagttctgCAGAGTGGCGTTGTGTCCTGGGGAGAGCTGAGGAGAAAG GGCGAGTCTGGACATGCTGCCCCATGGACTGGGAGCACTTTCAGTCCAGCTGCTACTACTTCTCTAAAGACATCATGAACTGGGGTGACAGTGAGACAAACTGCACAGGGATGGGCTCCCACTTGGTGGTGATCAACACAGGAACTGAGCAG GATTTCATTTTCAATTTGACAAAAAGAACGGTTACATCCATCCCAGACAAGAGTTACTATATCGGTCTGACAGATCAGGCACAGGAAGGCCAGTGGCACTGGGTGGATCAGACTCCATATAATGAGACAGCAGC ATTCTGGAGACAAAATGAACCCAATAATAGCAACATGGAGAACTGTGCTGTCATGCATGTAGAGAAAAAGGCACATAGGAAGAATTGGAATGACATTCAGTGTTCCACCAGCGTGCATAGAATTTGTGAAACTGCTGCAACATGTTTTTGA